The genomic stretch atttttttcaatttagatctggtataaaacaaaatttacaccaccggtgcagcaatggatttgagtttgttccaaaaaaatagaacaaaacaacgatttggaccaccgctgaagatgccctgaggtattagatttaattggctccgtaaaacattaatttgtattgtgccgtgtcaaataaatgttgtgtgaacaaaaaaaaaatgaatcattGAAGGTTTAAATCAGCTGAACGGCGGCAAGAAATCGAATGTCTTTGAGCCCTTGTGTTGGTGAAACATGTCTCAACTGGTACAGGTCAAAAGCTCCAAAATGTTTGTAGAGGACCTTATAAAAAAGGTTGaaattccaagcgaaatgactTAGGTAATTAGAAACGGCCATCGTTTAGAAAAAGTCCTTAATTACCGGCTTAAACGTTATTATGACTAGTTATATGAATTTTAACTATTCTTGCAAAGTTGACGGCAGAATATATTCAATGACATATGAAATTGGATGATATGAGTTATGATAGCAAGCACGTAAACACCTCAGCGTGACAGGatgtatttttttaagtaaTTCAGAGGAAGCGCGAAGAAAAGCAATCAAATCGGAGATTGTTGGCCAAAAAGTATGTCAAAAAGGGATTTGGTGACATCATAGCGACGATGTTCAGACTACTGTATCGCAAGAataatttaaacacaaaatctTGTGACGAAAGGTGGACAGGTGGGCACAACAGATTATACCTGGGAGGAAGATATACTAAAACTCGCCgaaaaagatgaatgatttAATTGACGGGAGTCAATGAAGTAAGGGCGTGGAGAAATACAAAAAGTCGCCGGAAAAGATGAACAATTTTATTGACGTGAAGAAACACAGAAAAGTCACCAAAAAAACGTTCAATTACAGGATTCAAAAGGTGTGACAAAGTTAAAAGaagtcagtgcgtcttgaactgtcctacagatcagatgTGTTCACgattgcttgtggactggtctttgaatgactatagcttcaaagtttgtgttttgtcagtacatcttttaaagactacctgaacgTTATTTCACATCAGTCTttatcaagactacctacttttgaatttaacatttgttttcaacttttttcgtttCCACCTAAAAGGACAgggcgaaaaaaaaaccgcgcatccctacgaggagaaagagagagcatcCTATCTTGAACAATTCGAGTGTATGCAGCAAAAACCCTTCTGGATGTCTTGCCTGAGCAAGATGCCGGTGAAATGAAAGCTATTGCCAACGAAACcatacaaaatgtaaattctttaTAAAAGGGAAAAGTTCCGCCTATTGCacgggtaaaaatattttccagttttcatGACCTTTTAGGTCATGATatcatgaatgttgttttccgACAGAATCATTACCTATGACCCATGATATCATAATGTCAACCCCCaatatcatgagctatgaaaagcgttttcaagaatgtgactcatggctattataagcgtaacacatcgctgtcgcatggactcatagaatcatgagttatgactcatgataccatgggttggactctgaatatcatgagctactcagagcgtttttataaatacgactcgtgactgctaaaaacgtaacacatatctgtcaaactgtgcgccggtatattcagtgattgaaagtttagaTTAATATGATTAATACCGTAGGTGGACAAGGGTTTCGCGAGTTAACGTGTTGATAAAACATATGACGAGTGTCCGGTTgcataaatttactcaacacagTTGTTCGGGTAACCAAATCTTTAGCAAATCTTTATTCATAAATAGCTTTAAGCTGCAattaatttaatattaaaaCTTAAACGGATGCTATTCTATTTAGTTACTCACAATCTTAGTGTTCGATCACAATCGATAATGCTGATCTCCGACCTATGAGCTTATCTTCAATGTTCTCCGCACGTGACAAATCAGTTTCAACTATATTGCATAATATTCCAAAgcttaattattttatataaatCCACATGAGAGTATTGCGAGAGAATTAccttaatatttaatatatatatatatatatatatatatatatatatatatatatatatatatatatatatatatatatatatatatatatatatatatatatatatatatatatatatatatatatatatatatatatatatatatatatatatatatatatatatatatatatatatatatatatatatatatatatatatatatatatatatatatatatatatatatatatatatatatatatatatatatatatatatatatatatatatatatatatatatatatatatatatatatatatatcaactaCGATCAAACTTTGTCTACTAAAGTTATTCAATCGGGTGAACGCTCTTAATTGCCTAACCTGATGACTCCTCTCCAATCTAAAGACACTTCAGTGAGAGTAACAATAGGTGACGTCCTTCTATCTTCCCGCTTCGTTCTGCCATCTCACGTTACTATCAGTTGCTATCAGTAACGGTCGTTCGAGGGGACTTCGATTGCTCGTTGTAACAATCCCCCACCCGTGCAGACTGGTGATGATCTGCACCTCCTGATGAGTCCTCAGCGGCTTCACAATCCGGTAAAACGTCGAGCAATGCCAGCTTAACCACCGGCCGTTTATGTCGTtgccaatgcacaatggtccagaaaccgtatttagggggaaatttgggtctagagctctatagcaacattttagagaaaaactttcttctacaaagttgttacatatgataaagcgctcattgaaaaattatcaaaaattagagtgaccaacattttcgatgcaatcaagtatttaacttttttatctttgtagatagaagaaaaatgtgttctacaatgttatagctccattaatttaagtaactttgtaaaataaagtttttctctatctttaaaaacaaccgatttatattaaaaaaacatatcttacgctctaactttttcatttcaagtttcatctcaaacttgtctttgaacgactttcatagctttttaagagaaacaatttgcaatgctgacatcgtaaatatctcaattttactcaaagttattaatatttttcatcaaaaaatatgcgtttttcatttgtatgtcattcattttggggcaaacataaaaaatatctcttggtctcattttgaaggacatatttgactctataaatggaggaacttttagagatatataattttttaaatttgagtaaattcaatttaaaaacaagacgtaaatttcaataatttaatacattatgcatataaaagcacccagattaattttttggtattttttctcataactagacgtaattacctttaatttgacccaaaaagatcgaaaatcgatcaactggttcaaaagttatgaattttttaaaattaaatacatcaaACAGTcgatttttatggtcaccctatttcgaagttggtcacgcaaagtgcttcaattgtgctcaaaatcgcagagatgcatctatgttgaaaataatcaaacccgtattgtttcgttgggttgttaaggggaccagctccgaagcagggtgaccataaaaaacggctatagtcgatgtattttatttaaaaaaacataattttttaaccagttgatcgattttcaatctttctgGGTCAAATAAAGgcaattacgtctagttataaggaaaaataccaaaaaataaatctgggtgcttttatatgcataatgtataaaattattgaaatttacgtcttgtttttaaattgaatttactcgaatttaaaaaataacatatctctaaaagttcctccatttatagagtcaagtatgtccttcaaaatgagaccaagagatattttttatgtttgccccaaaatgaatgacatacaaaagaaaaacgcatatgttttaatgaaaaatattaataactttgagtaaaattgatatatttacaatgtcagcattgcaaattgtttctcttaaaaagctctaaaagtcgttcaaagacagttttgagatgaaacttgaaataaaaaagttagagcgtaaaatatgtttttttaatataaatcggttgagaaaaactttattctacaaagttacttgaaattaatggagctataacattgtagaacaaatttttcttctatctataaagataaaaaaagttagatacttgattgcatcgaaaatgttggtcatcctagtttttgataatttttcaatgagcgctttatcatatgtaacaactttgtagaagaaaggttttctctaaaatgttgctatagccCTCACTGTCATACATGTGAAGAGTTcaacccaagtaacacggttagtctttaataagtttaggtaattgatatataacaaatctcGTCACTATAACAATAACGTATTAACAACGTATTAACTTATAtacaacttgttaacaactcaaaaagcgcaaggggcggagccaatataaaacatatattcaacttcaaatgaattgttcacacgacttatataaaacaactttataacAACTATAACCACCACTCTTACATTTCTAGTACCAACAATAGGTcataaacaaattgcacaaatgagttgaaatttcactcgctgatgattgtttctaacacaaacaaaacagatgacccacgaaaataatcatggctcttcatttgagaaattatcaagACAATCCATTGATAGAAAAGGGTGTTGGTATAATGATTAAATACAACAAATCTTCGTGCGATTTCAGACTTGTCGTGAATATTTGCCTTGTACTTCGCTAAAATTTACGCGCTTCGAAAATACCACAATATGATAGTAatcaatatcatattttttttaaatttgaaataaagaaaaaagtaacagatgaactctagaggaatgagcctcaggtatatattttcgataggattatattatgaaacgtgcctttagcacagaaaaatggtgttgaatattattttagcacGCCGCTTGCGCTAACGAGGCAGCCATGTTGTTTATTAGCATTCGTTGAATGGGTACACCGATTGCCCAGAGATTTTGTCCGTTATATAACCACTATCTATAAAGTTTATTTCGGTGAAAATAtcgcataataattgaaaaaaatgtacattgaaACATCAAGGTGAACTAAGATGTCATGCACTATGTACTAATTATTTTAACTTTCTTACTCTTTAGCAAACCAAACGAAGAGAATCGTGAAACCAATTGAGCTAGGCTATATAAAGCTACTACAATCTATAAAAAAATCGCCGTCACCATCTTGATTATTGTAGtacagaaaataatataaaaattctccTAACTAAACTACGCattaagtaatatattttgaaatttaagtaaaacagaaatattcaaacattgatctgagGTTATTAACGAGCAAGAGAAAGACGAGCAAGACAAAAAAGAGGattgaaacaaatcatggccgatcagatcaaacgattttcttgttttgagtAAATTGAATGATAAATTCATTAATtataatttactgtcaaatttattatttatgtttaatcaaacataaattccctgggtgtttgaatattttatataattttgaatattataacagtatttttgatctgcactgtatttgatgaagaagaaatagttcacaccataaaatcacatttacaactgatttaaaactgaactacaacttttgcggccatttttcaattttgtctgcactatacgttttgctgtcaaacacatattcaccactgttgtctctcttgcattctcaagaaaaaaactagttataaacatgttataaacatgttataaatcagtttttacagcaattcgtaatgtatttacaacttcaacttgttatttcgatttaaaacatcattccgatttaaaacatcaatgcgagtgaattaaaacccaatgttttccctgtaacttatttctgacttatttataactctttcctttcatttttttcgtagaagatgttgcatgtgttacttgggaaccCAGCGTTTTACTTCCGTGCGACCTACTTTCACGTACAGGGGTCCAAAATAATCAACCCCGACGTAGCTAAACGGTTTCATGTACGGAAACAGTCGTTGTTCCGGCAACGGTGCCATAGGTGGTAGTAGAGGGGTAGCTTTTTCTAATCGACAGATGAAACAGCCTTTGACTGTTCGTTTGAGCAACGCTCTAAGTTTGGGTATCTCATAACGTTGCCTCATTTCATTCACGACGGTTTCACGGTGGACGTGACGGGAGCGACGGTGGAACCAGTCTGTAAGGAGGGAAGATATTAAGTGGGTAGCTGGCAAAATCACGGGGTACTTAGCTTCTTGCGGTGCATACCACGCAGCACCAATTCTACCCTGCACTCGAATTAATCCATTCTCGTCTAGGTACGGCCATGATTTATGTATAGAGCTGGTCTTTGGTACCACATTGTGACGCGCGTGAGGGTCCCCTTGAGtttccaataaaattttcctcTCCGACGCAAAGACGTCTGCTTGAGCCTGTTTCCACAGTAGTTTTTCGGCTCGTTGTAGCTCTTCTTGCGATAGTCCACCACGCTGAATCGGCTCTCTCTTCCACAACCGTTTATAATTCTCAATGAATCGTACCACATATGCTTGTGTTCGTTGAAGTCTTTCCCACTTACTGAAGCGAGTTACATCGATGAGGGGCTGCGGAGCTTCCCAGTGCACATGTTGTACATTAGTTAATTCTGTGGAGGTCGTGAAACGACGATTTTCCGGCCATTCATCTTCAGGACATTACAGGAAGGGGGGACCATGGAACCACAAGCTCTCTAGGTTGAACTTCGGCCCTGTTCTCCACTTAGTGGCAGGATCAGCGGGGTTCTGCCCTgatcgaaaaaaatattgtcattCGAGTTGACGATAATATTTCACCGATTTTAACACCCACAAACTGATGATACCTTCGGTGATCTGAATTGATCCAAGCGAGGACTGTCTTCGAATCAGTCCAAAAAAATCTTTGATCTATTTTAAACGAATGCGACGAGATTACTGATTCAGCGGGGCGTGTTCCTAAAACCGCAGCTTTAAGTTCGAGACGTGGAACTGAAAGTACCTTGATCGGAGCAACTTTACTTTTAGCTAAAACAAGTGCGACTTCGATGCCTTCTGGTCCTGTTGCTGTGATGTATGCCACACTAGCGTATGCCTCTCTACTTGCATCAACGAATACGCGAAAGGACTCGTTCATTTTATTTCTAAAGTAATTACGTGGGATCCGAAGGTTGATTAATGAGGGAAATTGACTGAGCCATAGACGCCATGTTTTTAGTAATCGATCATTTATTGGGGAGTCCCAGTCAAGTCCAGCTGCCCACGCATCCTTAAGTCTCTTAAGTCCGTGGACGAGAAAGAAAGATACAAATCCAAGTGGATCGAACAAGCTCATCACGAGCTTTAACATCTCACGTTTAGTTGGTATGTGTGTGGGTTCCATTACCTTCACAACCTCCACTTTGAGTGACAGTGCGTATGAGAAAACGTCTGCGAGCGGATTCCATCGCATTCCCAGCACGGATTCTGTTTTTTCTACTCTTACGATGATGAGTTCTTTCGACTCGTCCTGCGACGTATCTTCGACTGCGGAAAGTACCTGACCAGAATTAGACAGGAAGTTACGAATCTCAAAGCCCCCTTTTTCATGAATGTGCTTCACCTGCTTCGCTACTTCGATAGCTTCTTCTACCGTTGCGAAACTATCGAAATAGTCATCAACGTAGTGATATTCTATGATTGCTGTTGCTGCTCTGGGGAACTCTTCCATATAGTCCATCGCGTTCCTATTTTTTACAAATTGAGCTGAGCTCGGGGAACAAGTAGACCCGAACGTAGCCACATCGATAATATAAATCTGGGGGGGATCGTCGGATTTTCTCCGCCATAGAAATCGCTGTGATTGACGATCTCCGGCGCATATTAGCATACGCAAGAACATTTCTTTTATATCTCCGGTGATCGCGATTTTGTGTTCGCGAAAATGACTCAAAACAGCAATGAGGGGTGTAAGCAAATCTGGTCCCTTTAATAATGCCGAGTTAAATGAAACGCCATTTACTTGGGCTGCAGCGTCCCACACTAACCTCACCTCATTTGGTTAACTTGGGTTGACGACAATTCCAAGAGGTAGGTACCAGACGCGCTTGTTATCGGCAGTTGCCAACTCGTCCGACTTTGCGCGGGGACAGTAACCTTTTGTCCTCGCAGTTTTAAAACGGGATCCTTTGCAAATTTTCGCTCCAACGCTTCAAGCCTCCGAACAGCCATGGGGAAACTATCCGGAAATTCAACGTTGTCCGACTTCCACAGCAATCCGGTTGCAAATTGGTTACCCACTCAGCGAGTCGTTTCATCCAGCAATTGGCGCGCTCTTTGGTCCATTTTTGATTCAGGAATGTCGAATGGAAATTTCGCTCCGGCTTGTTCCAGCGTAAAGTAGTCGCTCAGTAGTTGATTCAACACTCGATCGGAATCCGTACATGCCGGGACATGGAAGTTTATCGAAACTGTTGGTGCATGTCCCACCCCACTGCCATAAATAGTCCACCCTAGCCTGCATTTCGCTGTTATAGGTTCGTTTATTTCTCCTTCTCTAATTTTCAGCGGTATCCCAAGCCTCAGGTTGTCCAACCCGATGAGTAGTTTCGGTTCCACCATCTGATAGTCGTGTATGGGTAACCCTCTGAGATGTGAATATTTTTCACTTAGCACTCGATACGATAGCGACTGTTTTGGCAACATAAGATGATCGACCGTGCGTGCGTTAGTGATTTGGTGCTTCTGCGATTTACCCTTTCCAGAGACAAAGACATGCACCCGCCGCGATGTATTTCCATTCCGTGTAACGTTACCAGTGCATTGCAGTGTCAGCGGCTCAACTGGACCTTTTATTTCTAGTAAATCTGCTACAGAGCGGTCTAATAGTGTCGATGAAGATCCTTCGTCAATAAACACAAATATCAGCTGCCTTTTCCTGTTTTTATGCAGAACTACTGGGAGTATACGAAATAGGGTAACATATTTTGCCGGTCGAGGTTGACAGACGAATGGCTGCTCGATAGATGTACTGGACCACTAGTAATCGGTGGATGCAAGAGACAGTGATGCTTTTCCCGACGTCCTTCCACATTACAACCTTGCCAAGTCTCACAGGGCCATTTCTGGTGAAAATTCAAAGTTCTGCAAAGATTATTCTGCCGCACGAAATCTAACCGATCCTCTAGGTTTCTTTTTGCAAATTACTTGCAACCTGAAACTCGTTGTGCCGATTCTTTACAAAATTGACAAATTTTATCATGTTTCTTTGTCAATTCGTTGCGTTTCGAGTGTGAAAGGGAATGTCGGTCAAATTTGTTTTCGTGCGAGTATGAATGAGCcgcatttttttctttgtttctcGGTCTTTCAAACTTGGCGTTTTGGTTGAGCGGAACATCGCTAGCCGCTTGGATCAATTGCTCCATGAAACATCCGAAAGTAGCAAGAGTGGGTGTTGAGTTCAGTAATTTATATTTAGCCCAATCAAGCTTTAATTGCACTGGCAGCTTTGCCACGAGCTCCTGCAGCAAAGTTGGATTGTTAAGATGACTCTCCTGTTTGGCCGCCTGTAAATGAACGACTAAGTTATGGACAGCCAATCCAAAATCAATCAGTGTCTCCAACCTATCAGGCTTAGGGGAAGGTAGACGATGAATACGTTCTAGCATCGAACGAATAATCAATTCTGGACGACCAAAACGCATTTCCAGTGTCTTAATCACATGTGGCACGCCTTCCGGCATCAGGAGCCGGCTGCGAACGGTCTCCAAAGCATCACCCCGTAGGCATTTCTGAAGCCGTACTTGATTTTCCACATTGGAAAATCCACACGCATTCGTAGTCTCTTCAAAGATCCGAATAAACATCGGCCAGTCTTCCGGGTTTCCACTGAAAACTGGAAGATCCTTGCCCGTAACCTGGCGGGCTGCAATTTGCATATATGCAGGGTTTACTGATGGGTGGTTAGGCTGCGACCGGAAATTTCCTTGTTCTGAAGAAATTTCTCGGATTCGTTGGGCGAGTTTAGTGAGTGGATCTTCTGGAACTGGTGTTACAGACAGTGAATGTCCTTGCAATGAAATCTCGCTGACTAAAGAAGCTGATGATGAAGACGGATGTTGTGACGAATTAATTGTCCCTTTTCCCGAGGGGTCCTTACTACTGACATCCGTGGAATTTTCATTTTCCTTAAGCCATTTTTGCACCCTGCTTCCGTTGGGAAATTCCCGAGGCTGAGATCGTTGACCCTCCATCGCTCATCTGGGCCTGCTGCCTAATAAGCTCTTGGCGTTTATCCATCGACTCCTTTTTTAACTTTAACCTCTCTTCTCGCAACGCCTGTTGTTTAGCCAACTGCTCTTCTCTTAGCTTTGCCTCCTCTTCCTGCCGTCGTCGACGTTCGTTAATCTGCCGCTGCCTTTCCTCGAACTAGAGGCGTTCTACCTCTTCCTTTTGTTTCAGCTCCTCTTCCAGCAAAAGTTCCTGCTCTTTCAATAATGCTAATTGTTCTTCAAGTACCACGGAGCGAGCTTTAGATTGAACACTTCCACGTTGCGACTGAAGGGGTTTTCCGCCAGTCTTTCCCTTTTTATGGACGATGATCTGCTGGTTGTTACCTTATTGGGTGTTTTTATTGTTACCACGGACAGCGAACCCTTTGCTTGGCATCGGTGACAAATCCAGTGGCGGTTTTCTACACTCGAATCTACGTCTATGCACCCGAAATGATACCAGCAGTTGCACGCATCACAGGCCACCATGGCATCTGCCGTGTCCGGTCGGTCACACGAACGGCAATTTTGATCGGAGATTCCATCCTTACCCATCTTGACAAAGTCAAGATTCTTAAAGGTTATGTTCGGGTTGCCAAATCTTTAGCAAATCTTTACTCATAAATTGCTTTAAGCTGCAattaatttaatattaaaaCTTAAACGGATGCTATTCTATTTAGTTACTCACAATCTTGGTGTTCGATCACAATCGATAATGCTGATCTCCGATCTATGAGCTTATCTTCAATGTTCTCCGCACGTGTAACAACCGACAAATCAGTTTCAAATATATTGCATAGTATTCCAAAgcttaattattttatataaatCCACATGAGAGTATTGCGAGAGAATTAccttaatatttaatatataataTCAACTACGATCAAAGTTTGTCTTCTTAAGTTTTTCTATCGGGTGAACGCTTTGAATTGCCTAACCTGATGACTCCTCTCCAATCTAAAGACACTTCAGAGAGAGTAACAATAGGTGACGTCCTTCTATCTTCCCGCTTCGTTCTGCCATCTCACGTTACTATCAGTTGCGGTCGTTCGAAGGGACTTCGATTGCTCGTTGTAACAAGAGTATTATTAAGTGCGGTTGAAACTGAAACAACTGTGGCAGAGAACATACGatcggaaaaaaatttggattgGAGATCGAAAAGGATACAAAAAAGTAAACAACTACTGATACCAGGTATCTAATATAATATGGTTATTGACGTAGTGCTCGTATACAAATAGCTAGCCGTAAAGTTTGTATTTTCCATCAAGCCCAGTTTAGAGTTCCTTCGCTTGAAATGTAAACTCGTTATTGTTGTTGCTGCTAGAATTGATGGATAAGAAGCTGGGCGGCGAGTGTCATCTGCctattaatgatttgaaaccagtgccCCGCGGTTTCTGCGATGCCTTTTGTCACATCGGCTAGCAATGTTATGTAATTAACGGTCGTGCCCACAAGGATTTGTTCGCACAAAGGAAGGCAATGTTTATTTGTCCCGCCTGTAAAGataaattaggcggtagaagaatTCGTGCCTAATTTGCCGgaaaaactaaataatgtgcCGGCTGTGCCAACGAATTCTGTTCAATTCAAACAGCTGTGTGATACTGTTGGACCACTGAGTGATAAGGTGGATTGTTTGATGCTGTCGCAGAGCCGTAACGATCACAGCCCTGCTGCTCCTGTGTGGCCGAGACTAGAAAATTAAAGCCGGTGGAGTGGTAATGGTGGTGCGGTACGTAATTCTGCTAGCCGCGGCACTAACTCGGTCGATTTAAATGATCTTTCGGTTGCATCTATCACCCCCGCTCCCCAATCAGTTAGGTGGTGGTTGTATTCGCTTCGtatgaactgtaaactgcagataGGTGAAATACCTGTGTGTTCTCCAACCAGGTTTTCAGACAAATATCGTTAGCGGAAATTTAGAATTGTAAACTATCAAGACACATCACTGAAGTTGAGCATAAtaaagacttgtttttttttttacgtagaactacatttctcaggaaaatcggctacattggggtgaaaatgaaaataaaaaaccggaaaaggggacaaaatttttgttttttaatacttataagccgcttagtttccaacgcatttccgtcgtttttgtagcaatcaattgaaaattatccacCCATCAGTCCCCAAATACtgacaattgtaatttgattatttgaattattgtaggtagcgaacggcttcggcagtggttaagattgctgcagaacaCCTTCCGAAGCCTTTCGCTaccctactattgaaaatattattgaaaagtagtcctgtgcgccgccacgccaCGCCGCTGCCGCagacacttttacgcacgccgccgccgccgatgatttggacCCGGCGCGCCGCTGGGAGAATTTTTAGCGCGCCGCCGGTGAAATTTTTACCGCGCCGATAGTGGTTGTGTTTGCTAGATTTTTCCATGATTATagaaataccgcaaatcacagTCGATAAGGGAACACTCGTATATTAAATatcgcggaatttggcaattctcAATTCCCCTTCACCCctacgtaacgcaattttacatggtgGCCCCACGCAGTGCAACACTTCGTTAAGTACCTCCCTTCCCCTGAGCGTGTATTTACAAATGTTCCCTAAGTCCCCCAATATTTGACATTAAATACGTTGAAACAGAGATATTTTGTATAACTTTTATATAACTTTTATATAActtttatatattatattatattatattatattattatattattatattattatattattatattattatattatataactTTTATATAAGagttatatatattttatataactttttgccaaaattcaCGATGAATTTAATATCAATCAAAATGAT from Wyeomyia smithii strain HCP4-BCI-WySm-NY-G18 chromosome 3, ASM2978416v1, whole genome shotgun sequence encodes the following:
- the LOC129728718 gene encoding uncharacterized protein LOC129728718; the encoded protein is MDYMEEFPRAATAIIEYHYVDDYFDSFATVEEAIEVAKQVKHIHEKGGFEIRNFLSNSGQVLSAVEDTSQDESKELIIVRVEKTESVLGMRWNPLADVFSYALSLKVEVVKTGSTVAPVTSTVKPS
- the LOC129728719 gene encoding uncharacterized protein LOC129728719, which gives rise to MEGQRSQPREFPNGSRVQKWLKENENSTDVSSKDPSGKGTINSSQHPSSSSASLVSEISLQGHSLSVTPVPEDPLTKLAQRIREISSEQGNFRSQPNHPSVNPAYMQIAARQVTGKDLPVFSGNPEDWPMFIRIFEETTNACGFSNVENQVRLQKCLRGDALETVRSRLLMPEGVPHVIKTLEMRFGRPELIIRSMLERIHRLPSPKPDRLETLIDFGLAVHNLVVHLQAAKQESHLNNPTLLQELVAKLPVQLKLDWAKYKLLNSTPTLATFGCFMEQLIQAASDVPLNQNAKFERPRNKEKNAAHSYSHENKFDRHSLSHSKRNELTKKHDKICQFCKESAQRVSGCK